The Solibacillus sp. FSL W7-1436 genome window below encodes:
- the panD gene encoding aspartate 1-decarboxylase, translated as MFRMMMNSKIHRAQVTQADLNYVGSITIDEDILDAVGMLPNEKVHIVNNNNGARFETYIIAGERGSGVICVNGAAARLVQKGDIVIIISYVYVDNKEVAEHTPTVAIMGESNTIKEIIAYEPEATIM; from the coding sequence ATGTTTAGAATGATGATGAACAGTAAAATCCACCGTGCACAAGTGACACAGGCAGATTTGAATTATGTAGGTTCAATTACAATTGATGAAGATATTTTGGATGCGGTTGGCATGCTGCCGAACGAAAAAGTCCATATTGTCAATAATAATAACGGAGCACGCTTTGAGACGTATATTATCGCCGGGGAGCGCGGATCGGGCGTCATTTGTGTAAATGGAGCAGCGGCACGTCTTGTTCAAAAAGGCGATATTGTCATTATTATTTCATACGTGTATGTGGATAATAAAGAAGTTGCCGAACATACTCCGACTGTTGCGATCATGGGGGAAAGCAATACAATTAAAGAAATAATCGCTTACGAACCGGAAGCGACAATCATGTAA